The Martelella sp. AD-3 genome includes a region encoding these proteins:
- a CDS encoding histidine phosphatase family protein translates to MSTISPHPERIYLFRHAQAVWPEPTMRDFERPLSKRGVDDAAEIARRMKAAGYVPEVILSSSAMRCRQTADAAYRALDRIPSCRFIDDFYQAAPVTYIEAISDHADRQSVLICGHNPGIEETLLMLVGYEAFNATCPYGFPTAGIAVLDHAGAQQEAGDGAPEWKVTAFLAP, encoded by the coding sequence ATGTCGACGATCAGCCCTCACCCTGAACGGATCTATCTTTTCCGGCACGCGCAGGCCGTCTGGCCGGAACCGACCATGCGCGACTTCGAGCGCCCCCTGTCAAAGCGCGGCGTCGATGACGCCGCCGAAATCGCCCGCCGGATGAAGGCAGCGGGTTATGTGCCGGAGGTCATCCTTTCGTCATCCGCGATGCGCTGCCGCCAGACCGCCGATGCGGCCTATCGCGCGCTTGATCGCATTCCCTCCTGCCGGTTCATCGATGATTTCTATCAGGCCGCGCCGGTCACCTATATCGAGGCGATTTCCGACCACGCCGACCGCCAGTCCGTGCTGATCTGCGGGCATAATCCCGGGATCGAGGAAACGCTTCTGATGCTCGTGGGCTACGAGGCCTTCAACGCCACCTGCCCCTATGGCTTTCCCACCGCCGGCATCGCCGTGCTCGACCATGCCGGCGCGCAGCAAGAGGCCGGCGACGGAGCGCCCGAATGGAAGGTCACGGCTTTCCTGGCGCCGTGA
- a CDS encoding YcjX family protein, whose protein sequence is MPIHTSLGDNARITLDTISDRASDLIQPTLRLGVTGLSRAGKTVFIASLVHNLLHRGRLPMFEAMRSGRLSNVGLDEQPDDQIPRFDYESHIDRLVDDRIWPESTRAISELRLTIEFESASRWNRMFSRGRIAVDIVDYPGEWLLDLPLLGQDFRTFSAETEARAQSGARAALARDWLETCNGLDYDAPADEKTVRALHETFTTYLTACRADEHSLSTLPPGRFLMPGDLEGSPALTFAPLAGLGEGTPKRGSLAALMERRYEAYKSVVVKPFFRNHFARLDRQIVLVDTLQALSRGPEAVADLERALSEVLACFRPGRNSWLSSLVRRRIDRVLIAATKADHLHHESHDRLEKLTRRLVDDAAKTIGASGAGIEVMALASVRATREATVESGESVLPVIVGTPMEGEKIGSETFDGKRKTAIFPGDLPANPDAFFRLLRRGGKAPDNLADINAVRFRPPEIDIEGQEGPLSIPHIRLDRALQFLLGDRLA, encoded by the coding sequence ATGCCGATCCACACGTCGCTTGGCGACAATGCCCGCATAACGCTCGACACGATTTCCGATCGCGCATCCGATCTCATCCAGCCGACGCTGCGCCTGGGCGTCACCGGACTTTCGCGCGCGGGCAAGACCGTGTTCATCGCCTCGCTCGTCCACAATCTTCTCCATCGCGGGAGATTGCCGATGTTCGAGGCCATGCGTTCGGGCCGGCTTTCGAATGTCGGTCTCGACGAACAGCCGGACGACCAAATTCCGCGCTTCGACTATGAGAGCCATATCGACCGGTTGGTGGATGACAGGATCTGGCCGGAATCAACCCGTGCGATCTCCGAATTGCGGCTGACCATCGAATTCGAAAGTGCCAGCCGCTGGAATCGCATGTTCTCGCGCGGCAGGATCGCCGTCGATATCGTCGACTACCCCGGCGAATGGCTGCTCGACCTGCCGCTTCTCGGACAGGATTTTCGCACTTTCTCGGCCGAAACCGAAGCCCGCGCGCAAAGCGGCGCACGCGCGGCGCTTGCCCGTGACTGGCTGGAGACCTGCAACGGTCTCGACTATGACGCGCCGGCAGACGAAAAAACGGTCAGGGCCCTGCATGAGACCTTCACGACCTATCTGACGGCATGCCGGGCCGACGAGCACTCTCTTTCCACGCTGCCACCCGGCCGGTTCCTGATGCCGGGCGATCTCGAAGGCTCGCCGGCGCTGACCTTCGCGCCGCTTGCCGGTCTTGGCGAGGGCACGCCGAAACGCGGTTCGCTCGCCGCCCTGATGGAGCGCCGTTACGAGGCCTACAAGTCCGTGGTCGTCAAGCCCTTCTTCCGCAATCACTTCGCCCGCCTTGACCGGCAGATCGTGCTGGTCGACACGCTTCAGGCGCTGAGCCGCGGCCCGGAAGCGGTCGCCGACCTGGAACGCGCGCTCTCCGAAGTCCTCGCCTGTTTCCGGCCGGGCCGCAATAGCTGGCTCTCCTCTCTGGTGCGGCGGCGCATCGACCGGGTTCTGATCGCCGCGACCAAGGCCGATCACCTGCATCACGAAAGCCATGACCGGCTTGAAAAGCTGACGCGTCGCCTCGTCGACGATGCGGCAAAGACGATCGGCGCGTCGGGCGCCGGCATCGAGGTGATGGCGCTCGCCTCCGTGCGAGCCACCCGCGAGGCAACGGTCGAAAGCGGCGAAAGCGTCTTGCCGGTGATCGTCGGAACGCCGATGGAAGGTGAGAAGATTGGCTCGGAAACCTTTGATGGAAAACGGAAAACGGCGATCTTTCCCGGCGACCTTCCGGCCAATCCGGATGCCTTTTTCCGGCTGTTGCGGCGCGGCGGCAAGGCGCCGGACAATCTGGCGGATATCAACGCCGTGCGCTTCCGTCCGCCCGAGATCGACATCGAGGGCCAGGAGGGGCCGCTTTCGATCCCGCATATCCGCCTCGACCGCGCCCTGCAGTTCCTTCTGGGAGACCGGCTGGCATGA
- a CDS encoding branched-chain amino acid ABC transporter permease, with protein MTLSLPTAPPVPRDFVSPGLRTVLAAALVLFAVAPLWAGPAGLRLLMEAFSLLALAQMWNLLAGYTGLISVGQQAFVGLGGYLFFALAMFLNVPLLVAIPAAAVATAVIAVPTGWVAFRLKGAYFAIGTWVIAEVFRLTMAQIGALGGGSGISLPVAIVRSLSADRFAREMIMYYIAFGLGVVSIVAVWGLLRSRWGLALTAIRDSAPAAESVGVRVEAVKFMVYVFVAFYTGLTGAFVFLQKLRITPDAAFSVNEWTAFVIFIVVIGGLGSIEGPIIGTVLFFLLRWIAADWGAWYLMAMGAIAIAVMVVNRRGVWGALRSTFGTLSVLPVSRRL; from the coding sequence CGCGCCGCCCGTCCCGCGCGATTTCGTCTCGCCCGGCCTGCGCACGGTTCTCGCCGCAGCGCTCGTCCTCTTTGCCGTCGCGCCGCTTTGGGCCGGGCCTGCGGGGTTGCGGCTTCTGATGGAGGCCTTCAGCCTTCTGGCGCTTGCCCAGATGTGGAACCTGCTTGCCGGTTACACTGGGCTGATCTCGGTCGGCCAGCAGGCATTTGTCGGGCTCGGCGGCTATCTGTTCTTCGCGCTCGCCATGTTCCTGAACGTGCCGCTGCTCGTGGCCATTCCGGCCGCAGCGGTGGCCACCGCCGTCATCGCGGTTCCCACGGGATGGGTCGCCTTCCGTCTGAAGGGCGCCTATTTCGCCATCGGCACCTGGGTGATCGCCGAGGTCTTCCGGCTCACCATGGCGCAGATCGGCGCGCTTGGCGGCGGTTCGGGGATTTCGCTGCCGGTTGCCATCGTCCGTTCGCTCTCGGCCGACCGGTTTGCCCGCGAAATGATCATGTATTACATCGCCTTCGGCCTCGGCGTCGTCTCCATTGTCGCCGTCTGGGGGCTGTTGCGCTCGCGCTGGGGTCTGGCGCTGACGGCCATCCGCGACAGCGCGCCGGCGGCGGAAAGCGTCGGCGTGCGCGTCGAGGCGGTCAAATTCATGGTCTATGTGTTCGTAGCCTTCTATACGGGCCTGACCGGCGCCTTCGTTTTCCTGCAGAAGCTGAGAATCACGCCGGACGCCGCCTTCAGCGTCAATGAATGGACGGCCTTCGTCATCTTCATCGTCGTCATCGGCGGGCTTGGCTCCATCGAGGGGCCGATCATCGGCACGGTACTGTTTTTCCTCTTGCGCTGGATCGCCGCCGACTGGGGCGCCTGGTATCTGATGGCCATGGGCGCGATCGCGATCGCGGTGATGGTGGTCAACCGGCGCGGCGTCTGGGGCGCGCTCCGGTCGACCTTCGGCACGCTCTCGGTCCTGCCGGTTTCGCGCAGGCTTTAG
- the folB gene encoding dihydroneopterin aldolase → MNGRYVITLKNCAFFSTHGVMEEEERLGQRFYVDIVMHIEDEAAVLHDDFSKAVDYGEVYRITKDVVTGRRFKLIEALAHAIAVSVSRHYDAIRRIEVTVRKPAAPVPGLLDHAEAKVAYDVE, encoded by the coding sequence ATGAACGGCCGCTATGTCATCACGCTGAAAAACTGCGCCTTCTTTTCCACCCACGGGGTGATGGAGGAGGAGGAGCGGCTCGGCCAGCGTTTCTACGTCGATATCGTCATGCATATCGAGGACGAGGCGGCGGTGCTGCATGACGATTTCTCCAAGGCCGTCGATTACGGCGAGGTCTACCGCATCACCAAGGATGTCGTCACCGGCCGCCGTTTCAAGCTGATCGAGGCGCTGGCGCATGCGATCGCCGTTTCGGTTTCGCGCCACTATGATGCGATCAGGCGGATCGAAGTGACGGTGCGCAAACCCGCCGCGCCGGTTCCCGGCCTTCTCGATCATGCCGAGGCCAAGGTCGCCTACGATGTCGAATGA
- the folK gene encoding 2-amino-4-hydroxy-6-hydroxymethyldihydropteridine diphosphokinase — protein MSNERVRAALGLGGNLGEPAKTMARALAVLDADTQTRVVAVSRLYRTPPWGPVEQPPFINCCALIETARAPEDLMRFCLDIEKRLKRVRDRRWGPRLIDIDILTFGDLARESDLLTVPHPRMTERGFVLVPLSEIAPDLVVDGRTVSGWRDRADTDGIDPVSDNGNWWKG, from the coding sequence ATGTCGAATGAGAGGGTTCGCGCCGCGCTCGGCCTCGGCGGCAATCTCGGCGAGCCGGCCAAAACCATGGCCCGGGCTCTGGCTGTGCTTGACGCAGACACTCAAACCCGGGTCGTCGCGGTCTCGCGCCTCTACCGCACGCCGCCCTGGGGGCCTGTCGAACAGCCGCCTTTCATCAATTGCTGCGCCCTGATCGAAACGGCACGCGCGCCGGAAGACCTGATGCGCTTCTGCCTCGATATCGAGAAACGGCTGAAACGGGTGCGCGACAGGCGCTGGGGACCGCGCCTGATCGATATCGACATCCTCACCTTCGGCGATCTCGCGCGGGAAAGCGATCTTCTCACCGTTCCCCATCCGCGCATGACAGAGCGCGGCTTCGTGCTCGTTCCGCTTTCAGAGATCGCGCCGGACCTCGTCGTGGATGGGCGCACGGTCTCCGGCTGGCGCGACAGGGCGGACACGGACGGCATCGATCCCGTCAGCGATAACGGGAACTGGTGGAAAGGCTAG
- a CDS encoding YcjF family protein translates to MTPNDPRKPAVFDIEEEAREAENAQRRKPRHFDDPDVKMTPDEEDPFLRDAETIAAEEDEPPVATMKKRGFSFSKLAAAAFGIVLSLAIGLWIDDLVRSLFARAPWLGWIALGAVIVGVLAAIVVATREAIAILRLGAIQTIKLRLAEAHAGRDAEAARKAVGELASLVAGKAETARGRKRLGELDETIIDAPQLVEFAEREMMAPLDIKARALILNASKRVSVVTAISPRAAVDILYVFYESIRLIRNMAELYGSRPGSIGLFRLIRDVLAHLAVTGSIAVGDSLVQQVLGHGLASRLSARFGEGMINGLMTARIGIAAMDLCRPMPFTALKRPGIGDFINDLGPGEKRDLSTP, encoded by the coding sequence ATGACACCCAATGATCCGCGCAAACCCGCAGTCTTCGACATTGAGGAAGAAGCGCGCGAGGCCGAAAACGCCCAAAGGCGAAAACCCCGCCATTTCGACGATCCCGACGTGAAGATGACGCCCGATGAGGAAGACCCCTTCCTGCGGGATGCGGAAACCATTGCCGCCGAAGAAGACGAGCCGCCGGTCGCGACCATGAAGAAGCGTGGCTTCTCCTTTTCGAAACTGGCCGCTGCCGCCTTCGGCATCGTGCTGTCGCTGGCAATCGGTCTCTGGATCGACGATCTGGTGCGCAGCCTGTTCGCTCGCGCCCCATGGCTAGGCTGGATCGCGCTTGGCGCCGTCATCGTCGGCGTTCTTGCCGCGATCGTGGTCGCGACGCGGGAGGCGATTGCGATCCTGAGGCTCGGCGCGATCCAGACCATCAAGCTGCGTCTCGCCGAGGCCCATGCCGGCCGCGACGCGGAAGCCGCCCGCAAGGCCGTGGGCGAGCTGGCATCGCTTGTCGCCGGCAAGGCCGAAACCGCCCGCGGGCGAAAGCGCCTCGGCGAACTCGACGAGACGATCATCGATGCCCCGCAATTGGTGGAATTTGCCGAGCGCGAGATGATGGCGCCGCTCGACATCAAGGCCCGCGCGCTGATCCTCAACGCTTCCAAGCGCGTCTCCGTGGTCACAGCCATCAGCCCGCGCGCGGCGGTCGATATTCTCTATGTCTTCTACGAATCGATCCGCCTGATCCGCAACATGGCCGAGCTTTACGGCAGCCGTCCGGGCTCGATCGGGCTCTTCCGGCTGATCCGCGACGTGCTCGCGCACCTCGCCGTCACCGGTTCGATCGCCGTCGGCGACAGCCTCGTGCAGCAAGTGCTCGGCCACGGGCTCGCCTCCAGGCTCTCCGCCCGGTTCGGCGAGGGCATGATCAACGGGCTGATGACGGCGCGGATCGGCATCGCCGCCATGGATCTCTGCCGCCCGATGCCGTTCACCGCCCTCAAGCGGCCGGGGATCGGCGATTTCATCAACGATCTCGGCCCCGGCGAAAAGCGCGACCTTTCCACTCCCTGA
- a CDS encoding 2Fe-2S iron-sulfur cluster-binding protein, whose translation MLKLKIIGNDDTVYDLEVEEGSTVMENAVRNGVPGIVAECGGACACATCHVYVDEEWFEKVGEPEPMEEDMLDFAVDLRANSRLSCQINMRPEFDGLTVRVPDEQG comes from the coding sequence ATGCTGAAACTGAAAATCATCGGCAATGATGACACCGTTTACGATCTCGAGGTGGAGGAAGGCTCGACCGTGATGGAAAACGCGGTGCGCAACGGCGTGCCGGGCATCGTGGCGGAATGCGGCGGGGCCTGCGCCTGCGCGACTTGCCACGTCTATGTCGATGAGGAATGGTTCGAGAAGGTCGGCGAGCCCGAGCCGATGGAAGAGGACATGCTGGATTTCGCCGTCGACCTGCGTGCCAATTCCCGGTTGTCCTGTCAGATCAACATGCGTCCGGAGTTCGACGGACTGACGGTGCGCGTGCCCGACGAACAGGGCTGA
- the cckA gene encoding cell cycle histidine kinase CckA, whose amino-acid sequence MDRQSEKAAKPVIRRGPGSGVVAKLALVLLILAVIVTIGYQYRGYLPEDILLAILGLFAVLGVFFGLAVLTGLAQLFPGARQNSFAGPFLDQFPQAVVITDHRDRMVYANAAYGRLTGATDGGLPPSLEALLSEEPESSEVLYRLTQSVRGGDDDQEEFRLAHPLSGKGEARWYRLGARFFPVTDSRAHTRNFNIWQISDITEERQEQERYFKELQKVIDYLDHAPVGFLTSDGEGKIRYLNATLAGWLGIDLAGFVAGTVRLADVIGGEGMTLLDTLEAEPGQRLSETVEASLRLPSGRHMPVTLLHDMTGGRDGHPAESRTVVLKREEGRDAETGLGGQGRFFDDTPMAIATLDRDGRLLTTNARFLAMFSDLLKREDVGRGARIGGLIEEGDRQKARDALAAAADGQGEIAPFEMRHASDDARHFRVFVHAARDCGPDAVALVYVIEISEQKALEAQMARTQKLNAVATLAGGIAHDFNNVLTAILLSADHLLLQSRASDPEFADLVEIKRNANRASGLVRQLLAFSRQQTMRPEVVDLNDVIGDNRMMIERLTGGSDIRLTTDFARDLWPVRTDPGQFGQVITNLCVNARDAMPDGGTLTISTRNIAAGEVAGLGLREVPERDYVEIEVADTGTGIPPEVLDKIFEPFFTTKDVGKGTGLGLAMVYGIVTQSGGFLNAVSEVGKGTRFIILLPRHVRVGTEETVEAPKDHKGQPIASAFSEGNESDNEAPREEDMDLTGQSAVVLLVEDEDAVRRSGKRMLEMRGFTVHEADTGVHALKILEKLEGAVDIVVSDVVMPEMDGPTLLREARKQYPDLKFIFVSGYADDAFAKNLPDDAKFGFLPKPYNLKQLVAAVWEMLREG is encoded by the coding sequence ATGGATCGACAGAGCGAAAAGGCTGCCAAGCCCGTCATCAGGCGAGGGCCCGGCTCCGGCGTTGTCGCCAAGCTTGCGCTGGTTCTGCTCATTCTGGCGGTGATCGTCACGATCGGCTATCAGTATCGCGGCTATCTGCCGGAGGATATCCTGCTGGCGATCCTCGGGCTCTTCGCGGTTCTCGGCGTGTTTTTCGGCCTTGCCGTGCTGACCGGCCTGGCCCAGCTCTTTCCCGGCGCCCGGCAGAACAGCTTTGCCGGTCCGTTTCTGGATCAGTTCCCCCAGGCCGTTGTCATTACCGACCACCGTGACCGCATGGTCTACGCCAATGCGGCCTATGGCCGGCTGACAGGCGCGACGGATGGCGGCCTGCCGCCCAGTCTCGAGGCCCTGCTGTCGGAGGAGCCGGAGAGCTCCGAAGTGCTCTACAGGCTGACGCAGTCGGTGCGCGGCGGTGACGACGACCAGGAGGAGTTCCGCCTGGCGCACCCGCTTTCGGGCAAGGGGGAGGCGCGCTGGTACCGCCTCGGCGCCCGGTTCTTTCCGGTGACCGACAGCCGCGCCCACACCCGCAATTTCAACATCTGGCAGATCTCCGACATTACCGAGGAGAGGCAGGAACAGGAACGCTATTTCAAGGAGTTGCAGAAGGTAATTGATTATCTGGATCATGCGCCGGTCGGCTTTCTGACATCAGATGGCGAAGGCAAGATCCGCTATCTGAACGCCACGCTCGCCGGCTGGCTCGGCATCGACCTGGCGGGTTTCGTCGCCGGGACGGTGCGTCTTGCCGATGTGATCGGCGGCGAGGGCATGACCCTTCTCGACACGCTTGAGGCCGAGCCGGGGCAGCGGTTGAGCGAGACGGTCGAGGCCTCGCTGCGTCTGCCGTCGGGGCGCCATATGCCGGTGACCTTGCTGCATGACATGACCGGAGGCCGCGACGGCCACCCGGCCGAAAGCCGCACCGTGGTGCTGAAGCGCGAGGAAGGCAGGGACGCCGAAACGGGCCTTGGCGGACAGGGCCGCTTCTTTGACGACACGCCGATGGCGATCGCGACGCTTGATCGCGACGGTCGCCTGTTGACCACCAATGCGCGTTTCCTCGCCATGTTCAGCGACCTCCTGAAGCGCGAGGATGTTGGCCGGGGCGCGCGCATCGGCGGGCTGATCGAGGAGGGCGACCGGCAGAAGGCGCGAGACGCGCTGGCCGCAGCCGCCGACGGGCAGGGCGAGATCGCCCCCTTCGAGATGCGCCACGCAAGCGATGATGCCCGCCATTTCCGGGTCTTCGTCCATGCCGCGCGTGATTGCGGGCCGGATGCCGTCGCCCTTGTCTATGTCATCGAGATCAGCGAGCAGAAGGCGCTCGAGGCGCAGATGGCGCGCACGCAGAAGCTCAACGCCGTCGCCACGCTTGCCGGCGGAATTGCCCATGATTTCAACAATGTGCTGACGGCCATTCTTCTCTCGGCCGACCATCTGCTTCTGCAGTCGCGGGCTTCCGACCCGGAATTCGCCGATCTGGTCGAGATCAAGCGCAATGCCAACCGCGCCTCGGGCCTGGTGCGGCAATTGCTCGCCTTCTCGCGCCAGCAGACCATGCGGCCGGAAGTGGTCGATCTCAATGACGTCATCGGCGACAACCGGATGATGATCGAGCGGCTGACCGGCGGATCGGATATCCGGCTGACGACCGATTTCGCCCGTGATCTGTGGCCGGTCCGGACCGATCCCGGCCAGTTCGGCCAGGTGATCACCAATCTGTGCGTCAATGCCCGCGACGCGATGCCCGATGGCGGCACGCTGACGATCAGCACCCGCAATATCGCCGCCGGCGAGGTCGCAGGCCTTGGCCTGCGCGAGGTGCCGGAGCGCGATTACGTGGAAATCGAGGTGGCCGATACCGGCACGGGCATTCCGCCGGAAGTGCTCGACAAGATCTTCGAACCCTTCTTCACCACCAAGGACGTGGGCAAGGGCACCGGGCTCGGCCTTGCCATGGTTTATGGCATCGTCACCCAGTCGGGCGGTTTCCTCAATGCCGTCTCCGAGGTCGGCAAGGGCACGCGTTTCATCATCCTCCTGCCGCGCCATGTGCGTGTGGGAACCGAGGAGACGGTCGAGGCGCCGAAGGACCACAAGGGCCAGCCGATCGCCTCGGCCTTCTCCGAGGGCAATGAGAGCGACAACGAGGCGCCGCGCGAGGAGGATATGGACCTCACCGGCCAGTCCGCCGTGGTGCTCTTGGTGGAAGACGAGGATGCGGTGCGCCGCTCGGGCAAGCGCATGCTGGAAATGCGCGGCTTCACCGTGCACGAGGCCGATACCGGCGTGCATGCCCTGAAGATCCTGGAAAAGCTGGAAGGCGCGGTCGACATCGTCGTCTCCGACGTGGTCATGCCGGAAATGGACGGGCCGACCCTGCTGCGCGAGGCGCGCAAGCAATATCCGGACCTGAAATTCATCTTCGTCTCCGGCTATGCCGACGACGCCTTTGCGAAAAACCTGCCGGACGACGCCAAATTCGGGTTTCTCCCGAAGCCGTATAATCTGAAGCAGCTTGTGGCGGCCGTGTGGGAGATGCTGCGGGAGGGGTGA
- the dksA gene encoding RNA polymerase-binding protein DksA, with protein MNKNIDLSSYVLSDNEEFMNPNQRAYFRAKLIAWRNDILREARETLDNLAAESANHPDLADRASSETDRSIELRARDRQRKLISKIDAALRRIDDGTYGYCEETGEPIGLKRLDARPIATLSIEAQERHERREKVYRDE; from the coding sequence TTGAACAAGAACATTGATCTTAGTAGCTATGTTCTCTCCGATAACGAAGAGTTCATGAATCCCAACCAGCGGGCCTATTTTCGGGCGAAACTGATCGCCTGGAGAAATGACATTTTGCGGGAAGCCCGCGAAACGCTCGACAACCTGGCCGCCGAAAGCGCCAATCATCCGGACCTTGCAGACCGGGCCTCTTCCGAAACCGACCGATCCATCGAATTGCGGGCGAGAGACCGTCAGCGCAAGCTGATTTCCAAGATCGATGCGGCATTGCGGCGGATCGACGACGGGACCTACGGCTATTGCGAGGAGACCGGCGAGCCGATTGGCCTGAAGCGGTTGGATGCGCGGCCGATCGCGACCTTGTCGATCGAGGCGCAGGAACGCCACGAGCGACGCGAGAAAGTCTATCGCGACGAATAG
- the folP gene encoding dihydropteroate synthase, with protein MMQAPTTCFRPRTLSCANGRTLALGPIGVLMAIVNVTPDSFSDGGQFADTASAVDHALQAVEEGAAILDIGGESTRPGAAPVSAGEEQSRVLPVIEALAEKTGALISIDTYRSGTARLAVAAGAHIINDVSGGTAEPEILRIVAETGAGYCLMHTSRNRETLADPVADQLFFLDKALAAARAAGIDDSQLVIDPGFGFGKDVADNLAIMAHLDALHGFDLPILIGTSRKRFVAAIGGADDNPARDFATASTTAIARLAGGAIFRVHNVGANRAALAFADAMIARHTGDPS; from the coding sequence ATGATGCAAGCCCCGACGACCTGTTTCAGGCCGCGCACGCTGTCCTGCGCCAATGGCCGCACGCTTGCGCTTGGACCCATCGGCGTGCTGATGGCGATCGTCAATGTGACGCCTGATTCCTTCTCCGATGGCGGACAGTTTGCCGATACGGCTTCTGCCGTCGACCACGCACTGCAGGCGGTCGAGGAGGGCGCGGCCATTCTCGATATCGGCGGGGAATCGACCCGGCCCGGCGCCGCCCCGGTTTCAGCCGGCGAGGAGCAGTCGCGGGTTCTGCCGGTGATCGAAGCATTGGCGGAAAAGACCGGGGCGCTGATCTCCATAGACACCTATCGCTCCGGGACCGCGCGTCTGGCGGTCGCCGCCGGCGCCCACATCATTAATGACGTGAGCGGCGGCACGGCCGAACCGGAGATATTGAGGATCGTCGCCGAGACCGGCGCGGGCTACTGCCTGATGCATACGAGCCGGAACCGCGAAACGCTTGCCGACCCCGTCGCCGACCAGCTCTTTTTCCTCGATAAGGCGCTCGCAGCGGCGCGCGCAGCGGGCATTGACGACAGCCAGCTGGTCATCGACCCGGGATTCGGTTTCGGCAAGGATGTCGCGGACAATCTGGCGATCATGGCGCATCTCGATGCGTTGCACGGGTTCGATCTGCCGATCCTGATCGGCACCTCGCGCAAGCGCTTCGTCGCGGCAATCGGCGGAGCCGACGACAATCCTGCCCGCGATTTTGCAACCGCATCGACCACAGCGATCGCCCGCCTTGCCGGCGGCGCGATCTTTCGTGTTCACAATGTCGGCGCCAACCGCGCAGCGCTTGCATTCGCCGATGCCATGATCGCGCGCCACACCGGAGACCCATCATGA
- a CDS encoding flagellar biosynthetic protein FliO — protein MTFSNAIFDFPLLSLGVIVLAVLAIWFLLRHRPPSPFIKGGKNRRPRLYVVDAAAVDARRRVVLVRRDNVEHLVMIGGPNDILLETRIPAPIGTRHKPETAQPPAKSEQQKPSDGERDSA, from the coding sequence ATGACCTTCAGCAACGCCATTTTCGATTTCCCGCTTCTGTCGCTGGGCGTCATCGTGCTGGCCGTTCTGGCGATCTGGTTCCTGCTGCGCCACAGGCCGCCATCCCCCTTCATCAAGGGCGGCAAGAACAGAAGGCCGCGGCTCTATGTCGTGGATGCCGCAGCCGTCGATGCCCGCAGGCGCGTGGTGCTGGTGCGGCGCGACAATGTCGAACATCTGGTGATGATCGGCGGACCCAACGATATCCTGCTCGAAACCCGGATCCCGGCCCCCATCGGCACGCGCCACAAGCCCGAAACGGCTCAGCCGCCGGCAAAGAGCGAACAGCAGAAGCCGTCCGACGGCGAGCGCGACAGCGCGTGA